A region from the Tahibacter amnicola genome encodes:
- the cysK gene encoding cysteine synthase A has product MIYDSILDTIGNTPIVKLHRLPPRHVNLYVKVEAFNPAGSVKDRLALAIVLDAEKRGLLKPGQTIVEATSGNTGIALAAVAAARGYPFVAVMSDSFSIERRKLIRAYGAKVILTPAAERGSGMVKKAEELAARHGWFLARQFQNPANPAWHRSTTGPEILRDFAGKRLDYFVSGWGTGGTITGAGEVLKLARPDIRIIASEPAGAALLSGQEWKPHKIQGWTPDFLPEVLSRTVADEILPVDDIVARDTSRRLAAEEGIFVGISAGATTAAALRVAETAPEGSVILAVLPDTGERYLSTILFEGVADGSDDEWLASLDVSDKAA; this is encoded by the coding sequence ATGATCTACGACAGCATCCTCGACACCATCGGCAACACCCCGATCGTCAAGCTGCACCGCCTGCCGCCCCGGCACGTCAACCTGTACGTGAAGGTGGAAGCCTTCAATCCAGCCGGCTCGGTCAAGGACCGCCTCGCACTCGCGATCGTGCTGGATGCGGAAAAGCGCGGCCTGCTCAAGCCCGGCCAGACCATCGTGGAAGCCACGTCCGGCAACACCGGCATCGCCCTGGCAGCCGTCGCGGCAGCGCGCGGCTATCCGTTCGTGGCGGTGATGTCGGATTCCTTCTCCATCGAGCGACGCAAGCTGATTCGCGCTTATGGTGCCAAGGTGATCCTCACGCCGGCGGCAGAGCGTGGCAGCGGCATGGTGAAGAAGGCCGAGGAACTGGCTGCCAGGCACGGCTGGTTTCTCGCCCGCCAGTTCCAGAATCCGGCCAACCCGGCCTGGCATCGCAGCACGACGGGGCCGGAAATCCTGCGCGATTTCGCCGGCAAGCGCCTGGACTACTTCGTCAGCGGCTGGGGCACCGGCGGCACCATCACCGGCGCCGGCGAAGTGCTGAAACTGGCACGCCCTGACATCCGCATCATTGCCTCGGAACCGGCCGGCGCCGCGCTGCTGTCGGGCCAGGAGTGGAAGCCGCACAAGATCCAGGGCTGGACGCCCGATTTCCTGCCGGAAGTGCTCAGCCGCACCGTGGCCGATGAAATTCTGCCGGTCGATGACATCGTGGCGCGCGACACCTCGCGCCGCCTCGCAGCGGAAGAAGGCATCTTCGTGGGCATCTCGGCCGGGGCGACCACGGCGGCCGCCCTGCGGGTGGCCGAGACGGCGCCGGAAGGTTCGGTCATCCTGGCCGTGCTGCCGGATACCGGCGAGCGCTATCTGTCGACGATCCTGTTCGAAGGCGTCGCTGACGGCTCGGACGACGAGTGGCTGGCAAGCCTGGACGTGTCTGACAAGGCTGCCTGA
- the cysG gene encoding siroheme synthase CysG codes for MSVSRLYPIFADLASRPVLVVGGGCVAERKIAGLLEAGADITVGAPALTQPLQAWVAAGRIRWISGIFAGDWLTNAWLVIAATDDRGVNAAVAEAGREQRVFVNVVDDAALSSFQVPAVVDRAPLVVAISSGGAAPVLARMVREKLETLLDPSLGSLARFAERWRDRIRQQLRDLGQRRRFLEKLFSGPVADLVRAGREEDADAALAHQLAPGTVPAAPGHVVLVGAGPGDPGLLTLKGLRALNEADVILHDRLVSPEVLQLARRDAHFVEVGKESGTHHTTQARIHELLLQYARAGKRVVRLKGGDPFVFGRGGEELEVLRDAGIPYEVVPGITAALACAAYAGIPLTHRDHAQSARLVTAHCKDSLDTLDWRALAAERQTLAVYMGVAGLDRLSSQLIAHGRQPQTPVAIIENGSRREQRVILGTLESLGRIAQEHTVKSPALLLLGEVAALGKSLHWFGAAPIIDAPAETGAPDLARAA; via the coding sequence ATGTCCGTCTCCCGACTCTATCCGATATTCGCCGATCTTGCTTCCCGACCCGTTCTTGTGGTTGGAGGCGGCTGCGTGGCGGAACGGAAAATCGCCGGTCTGCTGGAGGCCGGGGCGGATATCACCGTGGGTGCGCCCGCCCTCACCCAGCCCCTTCAGGCCTGGGTCGCCGCCGGGCGGATCCGGTGGATTAGCGGCATTTTCGCCGGCGATTGGCTCACCAACGCCTGGCTGGTGATCGCCGCGACGGACGACCGCGGCGTGAACGCCGCGGTGGCCGAGGCGGGTCGCGAACAGCGCGTTTTTGTCAACGTGGTGGACGATGCCGCACTGTCGAGCTTCCAGGTACCGGCCGTCGTCGATCGGGCGCCGCTGGTCGTGGCGATCTCCAGCGGCGGCGCAGCGCCCGTACTCGCACGGATGGTGCGTGAAAAATTGGAAACGCTGCTCGATCCGTCGCTGGGCTCCCTCGCGCGCTTCGCCGAGCGCTGGCGTGACCGGATCCGCCAGCAGTTGCGTGATCTGGGCCAGCGTCGGCGGTTTCTCGAGAAACTGTTTTCCGGTCCGGTCGCGGACCTGGTGCGCGCGGGCCGTGAAGAAGACGCCGACGCTGCCCTGGCGCACCAGCTGGCCCCCGGCACCGTCCCGGCCGCGCCGGGCCATGTGGTGCTGGTCGGCGCAGGCCCCGGTGACCCGGGCCTGCTCACCCTCAAGGGGCTGCGTGCGCTGAACGAGGCGGACGTGATCCTGCACGACCGTCTTGTCAGCCCCGAAGTCCTGCAGCTCGCACGCCGCGACGCGCACTTCGTGGAAGTGGGCAAGGAGTCGGGCACGCATCACACCACCCAGGCGCGCATCCACGAACTCCTGCTGCAGTACGCCCGCGCGGGCAAGCGCGTGGTTCGGCTCAAGGGCGGCGACCCTTTCGTGTTCGGGCGCGGCGGCGAGGAACTGGAAGTGCTGCGTGATGCGGGCATCCCGTACGAAGTGGTGCCAGGCATCACCGCGGCCCTGGCCTGCGCCGCGTATGCCGGCATACCGCTGACGCACCGCGATCACGCGCAGTCCGCCCGGCTGGTGACCGCACACTGCAAGGATTCGCTCGACACCCTGGACTGGCGCGCCCTCGCCGCCGAGCGGCAGACGCTGGCGGTCTACATGGGCGTAGCGGGACTTGATCGCCTGAGCAGCCAGCTGATCGCTCACGGACGCCAGCCGCAGACGCCGGTGGCCATCATCGAGAATGGTTCGCGCCGCGAGCAGCGCGTGATCCTCGGCACGCTTGAGTCCCTGGGGCGTATTGCACAAGAACACACTGTGAAATCCCCCGCATTGTTGCTGCTGGGTGAAGTGGCGGCCCTGGGCAAGTCCCTGCACTGGTTCGGCGCCGCTCCGATCATTGATGCGCCGGCGGAAACCGGCGCACCCGACCTGGCGCGCGCCGCCTGA
- a CDS encoding LysR family transcriptional regulator, whose amino-acid sequence MTLTQLRYLIAIADSGLNITLAAERVHATQPGISKQLKQLEDELGFQIFARKGKSLERITPAGVQVIDRARVILAEAANIRALAANLRNEAQGELRIATTHTQARFVLPRTVANLKRRYPQVSVHLKPSGDAEVLALLERGEADIAIVSTAGSVPAGGLAVPLFRWDRHVLVPRSHPLARLDVAPKLDELAEYPLVSYESSLKPDSSLRRAFLGAGLLPRIAITARDADLIKTYVRAGLGVGVLAEMAMTPEDLVDLKALPAPGMFPVCTTWVVLRRDRVLRDYALDLVAELAPQLDRRGLRRVLDGITTPDWPQPPHWRQLVAATEAKSANVAHLTAQAA is encoded by the coding sequence ATGACACTCACGCAGCTCCGTTACCTCATTGCAATTGCCGATTCCGGCCTGAACATCACTCTGGCAGCAGAGCGCGTCCACGCCACCCAGCCCGGCATCTCCAAGCAGCTCAAGCAATTGGAAGATGAACTCGGCTTCCAGATCTTCGCCCGCAAGGGCAAAAGCCTCGAGCGCATCACCCCGGCCGGCGTCCAGGTCATCGACCGCGCCCGCGTGATCCTTGCCGAAGCCGCCAACATTCGCGCGCTCGCCGCCAACCTGCGCAATGAAGCGCAAGGCGAACTGCGCATCGCCACCACCCATACACAAGCGCGTTTCGTGCTGCCGCGGACGGTAGCCAATCTGAAGCGCCGCTACCCCCAGGTCAGTGTCCACCTCAAGCCCAGCGGCGACGCGGAAGTCCTTGCGTTGCTCGAGCGCGGCGAAGCGGATATCGCCATCGTCAGCACGGCCGGCAGCGTTCCCGCCGGCGGACTGGCCGTGCCGCTGTTCCGCTGGGACCGCCACGTGCTCGTGCCGCGCTCGCACCCGCTGGCTCGCCTGGATGTCGCGCCCAAGCTCGATGAACTCGCCGAGTACCCGCTCGTCAGCTACGAATCGTCGCTCAAGCCCGATTCGTCCCTGCGACGCGCCTTCCTCGGCGCGGGGCTCCTGCCGCGTATCGCGATCACGGCGCGTGATGCCGACCTGATCAAGACCTACGTCCGCGCCGGTCTCGGCGTGGGTGTCCTCGCCGAAATGGCGATGACGCCGGAAGACCTGGTCGACCTCAAGGCACTGCCCGCCCCGGGCATGTTCCCGGTGTGCACCACCTGGGTCGTACTGCGCCGCGACCGCGTCCTGCGTGACTATGCTCTGGATCTGGTAGCGGAGCTCGCTCCGCAGCTCGATCGCCGCGGCCTGCGCCGCGTGCTCGACGGCATCACCACGCCGGACTGGCCGCAACCTCCGCACTGGCGTCAGCTGGTTGCTGCTACCGAGGCGAAATCCGCCAACGTTGCGCACCTGACCGCACAGGCGGCCTAG
- a CDS encoding RHS repeat-associated core domain-containing protein — protein MLLHETTGPLRRAAVFCCPQLLRVLAHRAWRVLPWLVVTTVAGWQPVCAQSRAAVAVSADAGAPASRSVVVPTVDPASDQVGATVGQFRVDEAGQMNYTIPLYAPPGTAGVTPQISLHYNSQAGVSALGKGWLVGGQSAITRCRATREAGDFTGEDGQPIDGDPQPVRFAPTDRFCLDGERLILVQGLYGEDGAEYRLERDPFTRIHSRGGYHGDGDAYTGPLHFDVERRDGSTSHYGDTADSRLHRNGCGTSPSPCTERVAQWSLSRTEDSAGNYIAYTYLTGPTAGAPGEQVLSAVRYTGKRNLPGQDGPDLPPYAQLRFHYRTLPPAQWTTGFQAGSRFSRTQQLEAVSVEDEIDTATPRALRYYILDYVRSPSGNPGDVLQAITECSDASRSVCYRPTRFQWSTARYHFAPSTDQIGSGADFNGLVSYRLGDVDGDGRLDVVGWKRDATCGGTSSAPHSRLIVGFSDHDAAGRLHLERRQLPFCAPRDLTNADDAWQLFDYTGDGRDDLLVAGAAGSRWALHAAHARLSDRHSAFDTHVDLLDAAHDNTLIPVPADDFRRSQLADFNGDGLLDVLYPVQDAPTAQYGAMDVRFLERQPSGRYAFSPPHRLVVTWADGDPCATAGQSTDDPISCTLDFFANRPKRLGVASDFNADGRADLLFRVTRVYDTQCTTCRPGDGRALYATDTMHSDRARLRRAWYLFTTGVRTTGEDEPPTLTLRAMWGAASAQAGGDLPDTAEHLHLADFNGDGLADLLYREAGTVDRYRFRINAGAALLPSEAAGVVERADALQLVDVDNDGRSEILHPGAADGVFRMRRWQPSADNSAGQFGPSVVLPGGGATAPPGNDWVGLFADFDGDGAADHVRLKVARTAGAVLHASRGTPSDRHHPRGVVTQVTNGYGAATRVTYQPLTNAAIYRPDRESRNRVSWGRGSPVQDLLGPVTVVARAESSAPRIDAPLATSQLYYRYSGAKLQGGGRGFLGFRQVSTVDPNDGADGQPHYTETQSDYLQAFPYIGSAQSSVRRIGSTRFAPSPCLADPESAAGCFHDVGTVGWSPAQGPVVYEAISLWACQVPGDSSGCAPPWGSLGQCPAAGASGSLHRLLLASRSGILSAFRAQGEARPILAFAAGSSEQTRDAESGRILAVHNHVTCYEDGFGNATRAITEHLDGDGQTVAREESTHAYRNVAEPWRIGRLTHSTSRMTRPGEPPVERGTRFAYDLDSPAQTGLLTREQVQPGLRDQDLSQAYVHDAFGNRTLEWQCSGEVSREHCDDASDTDRVAHRPVQEGDEPSPVVHRYQRTRFDTRLPVDRQRGRFADEQSIPYFAPSAPQASTEHVRRVVLERNAFGDVVRERDANGRESGALFGALGRPFYRWIQTGATNATRAGEAIRLRWCAGNGDGAVVSCPAGAAFREEILSDTAPTQWRYHDVLGRITAQVTQTFNAGVPGADLSGTCTGYDAHGRVIHDSIPAFLDGSGEPSFLPGINQDFCTGEQPATQTHFDAQGRTVAVVAPDLSITTTRYQDNETIVTDPRRSVLVQRRNALGELVRTVDAAGLVVTYRYTADGSTRRVTRDGGNGAIDSVAVFDALGRKIRQSDPDSGTRHFAYNAAGERLRSTDATGQVIRYHRDALGRIWQRSSQASPCTPSSCGLDAISRTTDRYTYDVAINGLGLLAQESREDDGRVTYLRDHHYDALARSEHRETAFDGRRWTEHTRYDAAGRAIAQQDATGHSLTTVYTPRGFVAALDDTQARPARLYEVLATDARGEVTRERRGSSPAMMTERTYDPVTGRPDTVCSGVACALQDWDYDYDAVGNLTRRARDGLQNASARDVEEFEYDAVGRLQSARLTTHQGAASSRALVALTYDRLGNICSKDGVFYRYGGRSGCVGSLGESSAPHAVIAAGDTDFRYDANGNQTSATGTSGHRQLRFDAQDRVASITVGSGPRPLLQSTFRYAPDDSPTLRIDAGPTGKRVTRQIGNVESVTTEDGRHLFRRYLGGVAVGLIGENSFGELRYLFGDHQGSLDIVADGAGHRVEALAYSPTGERRDRATYGLAALAPVTLAQGFTGHEHVDTAGVITLGARLYDPRLGRFLQADATVDTGAQGLNRYSYVLNNPLSLTDPSGHASWQRWVRAAAAIVITVYTGGAAAGAWSFFGASVTTTAGALGVSALGGFAAGAIQSGTLQGGVYGAFSSAVFYGIGSAFSAYGNAGNFAGSSLSAGAWSAKVLSHAVAGGVISALQGGRFGHGFMTAGASQAAGGVIGRVDVRNGGFSLSRVVTAAVAGGSVSAATGGKFANGAITAAFARLFNDEAHRLANGDVRIDRDDGSSETRRGGSLSWRNNNPGNMIAGVRHHLPIGRNGRFAIFSDELEGFDAMVDNLLTPRYQGQTMGGAIATWAPGVDGNDPAHYANTLAAWTGVAASTAMSSLSADQLRSVAAAIQRFEGWRPGTVSITPARPPVVEPAGTLPYTIPNYR, from the coding sequence GATGGCAGCCTGTCTGCGCCCAATCGCGCGCCGCCGTCGCTGTTTCCGCCGATGCCGGCGCGCCGGCCTCGCGCTCGGTGGTGGTGCCGACCGTGGATCCGGCCTCGGATCAGGTCGGCGCGACGGTGGGGCAGTTTCGCGTGGATGAGGCGGGGCAGATGAACTACACCATCCCGCTGTACGCACCACCGGGAACAGCGGGCGTGACGCCTCAGATCTCCCTCCACTACAACAGCCAGGCGGGCGTATCAGCGCTGGGTAAAGGCTGGCTTGTCGGCGGGCAGTCGGCGATTACGCGCTGCCGTGCGACGCGGGAAGCCGGTGATTTCACCGGCGAGGACGGACAGCCGATTGACGGCGATCCCCAGCCCGTCCGCTTCGCACCGACGGACCGGTTCTGCCTGGACGGCGAACGACTGATCCTGGTGCAAGGGCTGTATGGCGAAGACGGTGCGGAGTATCGACTGGAGCGCGACCCGTTTACGCGCATCCATTCGCGGGGTGGCTATCACGGTGACGGTGACGCCTATACCGGTCCGCTCCACTTTGACGTGGAGCGGCGCGACGGTTCCACCAGCCATTACGGCGACACGGCGGATTCGCGGCTGCATCGCAATGGCTGCGGGACCAGCCCGTCGCCGTGCACGGAACGCGTTGCGCAATGGTCGCTCAGTCGCACGGAGGACTCCGCGGGCAACTATATCGCGTACACCTACCTCACCGGGCCGACCGCCGGTGCGCCCGGCGAGCAGGTGTTGTCTGCCGTGCGGTATACGGGAAAGCGGAACCTGCCCGGGCAGGACGGCCCCGACCTGCCGCCCTATGCGCAGCTGCGTTTTCACTATCGCACGCTGCCGCCGGCGCAGTGGACTACCGGATTCCAGGCCGGATCGCGCTTCAGCCGCACGCAGCAGCTGGAAGCCGTGTCGGTCGAGGATGAGATCGATACGGCGACGCCGCGTGCGCTGCGCTACTACATCCTGGATTACGTACGGTCGCCATCGGGCAACCCCGGAGACGTGTTGCAGGCCATCACGGAGTGCAGCGATGCATCGCGCAGCGTCTGCTACCGACCGACGCGGTTCCAGTGGTCGACCGCGCGCTACCACTTTGCGCCGTCGACGGACCAGATTGGCAGCGGCGCCGATTTCAACGGACTGGTGTCCTACCGGCTGGGTGACGTCGACGGCGATGGACGGCTGGACGTCGTGGGTTGGAAGCGGGATGCCACGTGCGGCGGTACGTCGAGTGCGCCGCACAGCCGGTTGATCGTCGGATTCTCGGATCACGATGCGGCTGGCCGCCTGCACCTGGAGCGACGCCAGCTGCCGTTCTGCGCACCGCGCGACCTGACCAACGCCGACGACGCCTGGCAGTTGTTCGACTACACCGGCGATGGGCGCGACGACCTGCTCGTCGCCGGCGCGGCTGGCAGCCGCTGGGCATTGCATGCCGCGCATGCACGCCTTTCGGATCGCCACAGCGCGTTTGACACGCACGTCGATCTGCTCGACGCCGCGCACGACAACACCCTGATTCCCGTACCGGCCGACGACTTCCGTCGCAGCCAGCTGGCGGATTTCAACGGCGACGGTCTGCTCGATGTCCTCTATCCAGTGCAGGATGCGCCCACCGCCCAGTACGGCGCGATGGATGTTCGCTTCCTTGAGCGGCAACCGTCAGGGCGATACGCGTTCTCGCCGCCGCATCGGCTGGTGGTTACCTGGGCGGATGGTGATCCCTGCGCGACAGCCGGCCAGAGCACGGACGACCCCATCAGCTGCACCCTCGACTTTTTTGCAAATCGCCCCAAACGCCTGGGCGTCGCGAGCGATTTCAATGCGGACGGCCGCGCGGACCTGCTGTTCCGCGTCACGCGCGTCTACGACACCCAGTGCACGACCTGCCGCCCGGGCGACGGCCGCGCGCTCTACGCGACCGACACCATGCACAGCGACCGCGCGCGACTGCGTCGGGCCTGGTATCTCTTCACGACCGGCGTGCGGACCACAGGCGAGGACGAGCCGCCTACGCTCACCCTGCGCGCGATGTGGGGCGCCGCGAGTGCGCAGGCCGGCGGCGACCTGCCGGACACCGCCGAGCACCTGCACCTGGCGGACTTCAACGGCGATGGACTCGCGGACCTGCTCTACCGCGAGGCCGGGACGGTGGACCGCTACCGCTTCCGTATCAACGCCGGTGCGGCGTTACTGCCGAGCGAGGCCGCCGGCGTCGTCGAGCGCGCAGATGCGCTGCAGCTGGTCGACGTCGACAACGACGGCCGCAGCGAAATCCTGCATCCCGGCGCCGCGGACGGTGTTTTCCGGATGCGCCGCTGGCAACCATCGGCCGATAACAGCGCCGGACAGTTCGGACCGTCCGTCGTGCTTCCCGGCGGCGGTGCGACCGCGCCGCCCGGCAACGACTGGGTCGGCCTGTTTGCGGATTTCGACGGCGACGGCGCGGCCGATCATGTTCGTCTGAAAGTGGCACGCACGGCGGGGGCAGTACTGCATGCCAGCCGCGGTACGCCGTCAGACCGTCACCACCCGCGCGGTGTGGTCACCCAGGTCACCAACGGGTACGGCGCCGCCACGCGTGTGACCTACCAGCCGCTGACCAACGCCGCCATCTATCGACCCGATCGCGAGTCGCGCAACAGGGTGTCGTGGGGACGAGGCTCGCCGGTGCAGGACCTGCTCGGCCCCGTGACCGTCGTGGCCCGCGCCGAGTCCAGCGCACCACGTATCGACGCGCCGTTGGCGACGAGCCAGTTGTACTACCGCTATTCCGGGGCGAAGCTGCAGGGTGGAGGCCGCGGTTTCCTCGGTTTCCGGCAGGTCAGCACAGTGGATCCGAACGACGGTGCAGATGGCCAGCCGCACTATACGGAGACGCAGTCCGACTACCTCCAGGCGTTTCCGTACATTGGCAGCGCGCAGTCCAGCGTCCGCCGCATTGGGTCGACACGCTTCGCGCCGTCGCCCTGCCTGGCCGATCCGGAAAGTGCCGCTGGTTGCTTTCACGATGTCGGCACTGTGGGCTGGTCGCCCGCCCAGGGCCCCGTTGTATACGAAGCGATTTCCCTGTGGGCTTGCCAGGTGCCGGGCGATTCATCGGGATGCGCACCGCCGTGGGGCAGCCTGGGCCAATGTCCCGCAGCAGGCGCATCCGGGTCGTTGCACCGGCTTCTGCTGGCATCGCGCAGCGGCATTCTCTCGGCGTTCCGCGCGCAGGGCGAAGCCAGGCCGATCCTGGCTTTCGCCGCAGGTTCCAGCGAACAGACGCGGGATGCGGAGTCGGGTCGCATCCTCGCCGTTCACAACCACGTGACCTGCTACGAAGACGGCTTCGGCAACGCCACCCGAGCGATCACCGAGCACCTGGATGGCGATGGACAGACGGTCGCGCGGGAGGAATCCACGCATGCCTACCGCAATGTGGCGGAGCCCTGGCGCATTGGCCGCCTCACGCACAGCACCTCGCGCATGACGCGGCCGGGCGAGCCGCCCGTCGAGCGCGGCACACGTTTCGCCTACGACCTCGATTCACCGGCGCAAACCGGCCTGTTGACCCGCGAGCAGGTGCAACCGGGCCTGCGCGATCAGGACCTGTCGCAGGCGTACGTGCACGACGCCTTTGGCAATCGCACGCTTGAGTGGCAGTGCAGCGGCGAGGTGTCCCGTGAGCACTGCGATGACGCTTCGGATACGGACCGCGTGGCGCACCGGCCCGTGCAGGAGGGTGACGAGCCGTCACCGGTGGTGCACCGCTACCAGCGTACCCGGTTTGATACACGCCTGCCCGTGGATCGCCAGCGCGGGCGGTTCGCCGACGAGCAGTCCATTCCGTACTTCGCCCCTAGTGCGCCACAGGCTTCGACGGAGCACGTCCGCCGCGTCGTGCTCGAGCGCAACGCGTTCGGCGACGTTGTCCGCGAGCGCGACGCGAACGGTCGCGAGAGTGGCGCCCTGTTCGGCGCGCTGGGACGCCCGTTCTACCGCTGGATCCAGACCGGCGCGACCAACGCCACACGCGCCGGTGAAGCCATTCGGTTGCGCTGGTGCGCCGGCAACGGCGATGGAGCCGTTGTTTCGTGTCCGGCCGGGGCAGCCTTTCGCGAAGAGATCCTTTCCGATACGGCGCCGACGCAGTGGCGTTACCACGATGTGCTGGGACGCATCACCGCGCAGGTGACGCAGACGTTCAATGCCGGCGTGCCGGGTGCGGATCTGAGCGGCACCTGCACCGGCTACGACGCGCATGGACGTGTCATCCACGACAGTATTCCGGCGTTTCTCGACGGCAGCGGCGAGCCGTCGTTTCTGCCTGGCATCAATCAGGACTTCTGCACCGGGGAGCAACCCGCCACGCAGACGCACTTTGATGCCCAGGGGCGGACGGTCGCCGTGGTCGCACCCGACCTGAGCATCACGACCACGCGCTATCAGGACAACGAAACCATCGTTACCGACCCACGACGAAGCGTGCTGGTGCAACGGCGCAATGCGCTCGGCGAGCTGGTCCGCACTGTCGATGCGGCCGGCCTGGTGGTGACCTACCGGTACACGGCCGACGGCAGCACGCGACGCGTGACCCGCGACGGCGGTAACGGCGCTATCGACAGCGTCGCTGTGTTCGACGCGCTGGGGCGAAAGATACGTCAGTCGGATCCCGACAGCGGCACGCGCCACTTCGCTTACAACGCAGCCGGCGAACGCCTGCGCAGCACCGACGCCACGGGCCAGGTGATCCGGTACCACCGCGATGCGCTCGGCCGCATCTGGCAGCGCAGCAGCCAGGCGTCGCCCTGTACACCATCCTCGTGCGGCCTCGATGCGATATCACGAACCACGGACCGCTATACCTACGACGTGGCAATCAATGGTCTTGGACTGCTGGCGCAGGAAAGCCGCGAAGATGACGGACGTGTCACCTATCTGCGTGATCATCACTATGACGCGCTGGCGCGTTCGGAACATCGAGAAACCGCCTTCGACGGCCGGCGCTGGACCGAGCACACACGCTATGACGCCGCTGGCCGCGCGATCGCGCAGCAGGATGCGACGGGCCATTCGCTGACGACGGTGTATACCCCACGCGGATTCGTCGCCGCGCTCGACGACACGCAGGCGCGTCCCGCTCGCCTCTACGAAGTGCTCGCCACGGATGCGCGCGGCGAGGTGACGCGGGAGCGTCGCGGCAGTTCGCCGGCGATGATGACTGAGCGCACCTACGATCCAGTAACGGGACGTCCGGACACGGTCTGCAGTGGCGTCGCTTGCGCGCTGCAGGACTGGGACTACGACTACGACGCCGTCGGAAATCTCACGCGGCGCGCGCGCGACGGACTGCAGAATGCATCGGCACGCGATGTGGAGGAGTTCGAGTACGACGCAGTCGGCCGGCTCCAGTCCGCACGCCTGACGACGCACCAGGGCGCGGCATCCTCGCGCGCGCTCGTTGCGCTGACCTACGACCGTCTCGGCAACATCTGCAGCAAGGACGGCGTGTTCTACCGCTACGGTGGACGCTCCGGTTGCGTCGGCAGCCTCGGTGAGAGCAGCGCGCCGCATGCGGTGATCGCGGCCGGCGATACGGACTTTCGTTATGACGCCAATGGAAACCAGACGTCGGCAACGGGGACGTCCGGGCATCGGCAGCTGCGTTTTGACGCGCAGGATCGCGTCGCGTCGATCACTGTCGGCTCAGGGCCGCGACCGTTGCTGCAGTCCACCTTCCGCTACGCCCCGGATGATTCTCCGACCCTGCGCATCGACGCCGGACCCACCGGCAAGCGCGTGACCCGGCAGATCGGCAACGTCGAAAGCGTGACGACAGAAGACGGTCGCCACCTGTTCCGTCGCTACCTGGGCGGCGTCGCCGTGGGACTGATCGGCGAGAACAGCTTCGGTGAACTGCGCTACCTCTTCGGCGACCACCAGGGATCGCTGGACATAGTGGCTGATGGCGCCGGCCATCGCGTCGAGGCACTGGCTTACTCGCCGACGGGGGAACGCCGCGACCGGGCGACCTACGGGCTGGCGGCGCTGGCGCCCGTCACGCTCGCACAGGGATTCACCGGCCATGAGCACGTGGATACGGCCGGCGTCATCACGCTGGGTGCACGCCTGTACGACCCGCGGCTCGGGCGTTTTCTCCAGGCCGACGCCACCGTGGATACCGGTGCCCAGGGGCTCAATCGCTACAGCTACGTGCTCAATAACCCGCTGAGTCTGACAGACCCCAGCGGGCATGCGTCGTGGCAGCGCTGGGTGCGTGCTGCCGCCGCGATCGTGATCACGGTCTACACCGGCGGCGCGGCGGCCGGAGCCTGGAGCTTCTTCGGCGCCAGCGTCACCACGACGGCCGGTGCGCTGGGCGTTTCCGCATTGGGCGGGTTTGCCGCCGGCGCGATCCAGTCGGGCACATTGCAGGGTGGCGTGTATGGGGCCTTCTCGTCGGCGGTCTTTTACGGAATCGGTAGCGCGTTCAGTGCCTATGGCAACGCCGGCAATTTCGCCGGCTCGTCGCTCAGCGCCGGCGCCTGGTCGGCGAAGGTACTCAGTCATGCGGTGGCCGGCGGCGTCATCAGCGCGCTGCAGGGTGGCCGCTTCGGTCATGGCTTCATGACCGCCGGCGCATCGCAGGCGGCGGGTGGCGTCATCGGACGGGTAGACGTGCGCAACGGCGGGTTCAGTCTGTCACGCGTGGTCACCGCGGCGGTTGCCGGCGGCTCCGTCTCGGCAGCGACCGGCGGCAAGTTCGCCAACGGTGCCATCACGGCGGCCTTTGCCCGTCTCTTCAACGACGAAGCGCACCGGCTGGCCAATGGCGACGTCCGCATCGACCGCGATGACGGCAGCAGTGAGACACGGCGCGGCGGATCGCTCTCGTGGCGCAACAACAATCCCGGCAACATGATTGCCGGCGTACGGCATCACCTGCCGATCGGTCGCAACGGTCGCTTTGCCATCTTCAGTGACGAGCTGGAGGGCTTCGATGCCATGGTCGACAACCTGCTGACGCCACGCTACCAGGGCCAGACCATGGGCGGTGCGATCGCCACCTGGGCACCCGGCGTCGACGGCAACGATCCTGCACACTATGCCAACACCCTGGCCGCATGGACGGGGGTGGCGGCTTCAACGGCGATGAGCAGCCTGAGCGCGGACCAGTTGCGATCGGTCGCCGCGGCGATCCAGCGCTTCGAGGGCTGGCGCCCCGGCACGGTGAGCATCACACCCGCCCGGCCGCCGGTGGTGGAACCGGCCGGCACCTTGCCATATACGATTCCGAACTATCGATGA